Below is a genomic region from Rhodospirillum centenum SW.
AGGTGGTGCAGCGGGCGCGGGAGGCGGGCGTCGGGCTGATGCTGACGATCTGCACCCATGCCAGCCGGTTCGAGCAGGTCTGGGCCGTGGCCCAGGCCTACCCGACTGTCTACTGCACCCTGGGCATCCATCCGCACCATGCCCTGGACGAGGCCACCCACAGCGACGTGGCCCATCTGGTCGCGCTGGCCGGCCGGCCCAAGGTGGCCGGGATCGGCGAGACGGGGTTGGACTACTACTACGACCAGAGCCCGCGCGACGTGCAGCAGGAGAGCTTCCGGCGGCATATCCGCGTCTGTCTGGAGACGGGCCTGCCGCTGATCGTCCATACCCGGGATGCAGAAGAGGACACGATCCGAATCCTGCGGGAAGAGGGGGCGGGGAAGGGGCTGAAGGGCCTGCTGCACTGCTTCAGTTCGTCCCGCCGGCTGGCGGAAGAGGCACTGGAGTTCGGCTTCCACATCTCCTTCAGCGGCATCGTCACCTTCAAGAAGTCGGAGGATCTGCGCGAGATCGCGCGGATGGTGCCGCTGGACCGGATGCTGGTGGAAACCGACGCGCCGTACCTGGCGCCGGTGCCGCTGCGCGGCAAGCGCAACGAGCCGGCCTTCACCGTCCATACCGCCCGCCTGCTGGCGGAGGTGAAGGGCGTGTCCTACGACGCGCTGGCGACCGCCACGACGGCCAACTTCCTGAACCTGTTCGACCGCGTGCCGGCCGACGCCCTGGCGGGATGACGCCATGCAGGTGACCATCCTCGGCTGCGGGGGCTCCTCGGGCGTGCCGCTGATCGGCAATGTCTGGGGCCGGTGCGACCCGTCGAACCCGAAGAACCGCCGCCGCCGGCCGTCCATCCTGGTGGAGAGCGGCGCCACGCGGGTGCTGGTCGATACCACGCCGGACCTGCGGGAACAGTTGATCGATGCCGGCGTGCAGTACCTGGACGGCGTGCTGTTCACGCATGCCCATGCCGACCACTGCCACGGTATCGACGACCTGCGGGCCATGAACTGGCTGATGCGCCGGACCATCGATGTCTGGGGCGACGCGGACACGCTGGCGCAACTGCATGCGCGCTTCGCCTACTGCTTCCAGCCGCATCCGGAATCGGAGTTCTACGCGCGTCCGGCGCTTCGCTCGCACCGGGCGGACGGACCGTTCCGCATCGGCTCGCTGGAGATCGAGCCCTTCGTTCAGGATCACGGCCTGTCGTCCAGCCTGGGCTTCCGCTTCGGCCGCTTCGCCTATTCGACGGACGTGGTGCGGCTGGACGAGGCGGCCTTCCGGGTGCTGGAAGGGGTGGAGACCTGGATCGTGGACTGCGTGCGCATCGAGCCGCCGCATCCGGTCCATGCGCATCTGGCGGTCACGCTGTCCTGGATCGAACGGCTGAAGCCCAAGCGCGCGATCCTGACCCACATGAACCACATGATGGATTACGAGACCCTGCGCGCGATCCTGCCGCCGGGCGTCGAGCCCGGCTACGACGGCATGGTGATCGAGGTCGGACCGTAGGAATACGGGGCTGGTCCTTCCGAGGACCTACTCCCAGCGGTTCGCCAGCGCGCGCCGCAGATCGGCGGGAGACACGGGCTTGTGCAGTAGCCGCAGGTCGCGGCTGCGGGCATCGCGCAGGATATCCGGCGCGGTGTCTCCCGTCAGCAGCAGGGCGGGGATCGGATGGCCGGCCGCGCGGCGCACCCCGTCGATCGCCGCGAACCCGGTTTCGCCCCTACGCAGCCGGTAATCGGCGATAATCAGGTCGGGCAGGGTGGTGCTTCCGCGCAGCTTCTCCACCGCTTCGAGGCCGGAGCTGGCGGATAGGGTGCGCGCGCCCCAGCGTTCCAGCATGGCGACCAGCCCCATCAGGACAAGGGCATCGTCGTCGATTACCAGCACAAGGCGCCACGGCTGCGGTGCGTCCGGTTCCGGTAGGGGCGGTGCGGCCATGGCCGGCGCCGCGGCGAGCGGCACGGCGACGGCAAAGGTCGAGCCGCGTCCCAGTTCGGAGCGGACACTGACCGGGTGGGCCAGCAGCTCGGAGATGCGGCGGACGATGGCGAGGCCGAGCCCGAGCCCCTGTTCCCGGTCGCGCGCGCTGTTGTCGACCTGGACATACTCTTCGAAGATTTCGCGCTGCTTCTCAGCAGGGATGCCGATGCCCGTGTCGGTGACCTGGATCAGCAGGTGCCCGCCCCGGCGCCGACAGCCGACGAGCACGCGGCCCCGCCGGGTATAGCGCAGAGCGTTCTCAACATAGTTGCGCAGGATGCGCGCCAGCAGCGCAGCGTCCGAGTGCACCACCGCCGAGCACGACACCACCCGGAGGTCCAGTTTCTGCTGTAGGGCCCGGTCCCTGTAGCTGGCGGCGATGTCGTTCAGGAGATCGCTGACGCGGATGTCCCGTCTGCTGACCGCGACGATGCCCGCGTCGAGCTTCGAAACGTCGAGCATCGCGTCCAGGAGCACCTTCATCGCCGCCAGTGCCCGCCCGAGATTATCGACCGTCTCCCGCTCCGGCGGGCCGAGGGAGCCGGCGGCTAGTTTGCCGGTAAGCAGAAACAGGCTTTGCAGCGGCTGCCGCAGGTCGTGGCTGGCCGCCGCTAAGACGTGGGACTTGGAGCGGTTCGCCTGTTCGGCCGCCGCCTGGGCGGCGGCGGCGGCGGCGGTCGCGGCGCTCAGGGCTTCCAGGCGGGTACGCGCGTCGTATTGTCGTCGCCGGCTCCGCAGGGCCGTCTGCACGACGGCGATCAGAGTGGTCGGGTGGAAGGGACGCTCCAGGAAGGTAACGTTGCGGAGCAGGTCCATCAGGTCGAGCGCCTGCCGGCTCCGCTCCGGCCCGCCGCCCTGGCGGGTCAGCAGGATGATGGGGAAATCCGACCACGAGGGCTGCGCCTCCAGCCAAGCGGACAGCGACCGGATATCGCCACCCTTGAACACCTCCTCTGTGATCACGGCGGCACCGGCGCCACAGGCCAGTTCCAACAGCAGATCCGACAGGTCCCGGCAGGATTGTCCCAGAATCCCCGCGTCCGCGAGGATGGACTCGGCCACGTGCGCGTCCCGGCCGGCTGGCGCCAGGATCAACACCCTTTCATCCTGGGGCGCGGAGGGCATCAGCTCTCATCCGGCATCAGGCGCACTTCCGGGTCCGGTGTAGGAGGGCTCGCCCGACAGGATGTCCTGGAAGCCAGGGATCGGCTCGCCGATGCGGAAGCCGGAAGGCGTGATCCGGTACTCGCGGATGGTGTCCTCGTGCGGACCGGCGCGCTTCTTGACCACCGACAAGGCGCGACAAACACGCCCGTCGCGCTCGAAATACCGCATCAGGATCACGGTATCCGCAAGATAGGTGAGGTCCACTGACGACGCGGTTTCGGCCAGCAGGCCATGCTGGGCGACGGTCAGGAAGGTCGAGGCGCCCCGACGGTTGAGGAACGTCACGAGTTCATGCATGTGCAACAGCAGGAAGGTTTGCTCGGGCATGGCCGCCTGATAGCCGTTAAGGCTGTCCACAACCACTGTCCGGACGTTCCGGTCTTCCACGGCTTGGCGGACCTTGTGGGCGAACTCGCCGGGCGAAAGTTCCGCCGCGTCCACCGCCTCCAGCAGCAGGAAACCGTCCCGTTGCAGCCTGTCCAGGTCAATGCCCAAGCCCTGGGCGCGGGTGACCAGCAGGCCGGCTTCCTCGTCAAACACGAACATGGCACTGCGTTCACCGCGGGCGGCCGCGGCCCTGATGAACTGCAAGGCCAGCAGGGACTTGCCCGTGCCGGACGGGCCCAGCAACAGGGTGCTCGTGCCCTGCTCGATGCCGCCGCCCAGCAGCGCGTCGAGAGCCGCCTCACCGCTGCCCTGACGGTCGCGGGCGAACGCGTGGTGGTGCTCCGCCGCGATCAGGCGCGGGAACACCCGGACACCGCCGCCGACGATGGTGAAGTCATGGAAGCCGCCGCGGAAAGCCCGTCCCCGGTATTTGACGACCCTCAGGCGCCGCCGCTCCGCCCCGTACAGCGGCGTGACCCCCTCCAGGCGGATCACCCCATGGGCGACGCTGTGGACGGTCTTGTCCTGGACCTCGGCGGTCAGGTCGTCGAGCAGCAGGACGGTGCTGCCAGAAACCGTGAAATGATGCTTCAAGGCCAGGATCTGCCGGCGATAGCGAAGGGAACTCTGCGCCAGAAGTCGGATCTCCGACAGGCTGTCGAGGACGATGCGGGCAGGCCGGATACGGGCGATGGCCTCAAGGATCAACCGGGTTGTTTCGACCAGTTCCAGATCGGCAGCGTAGACCAGGCTCTGATGCGCAGCGTCCTCCAGGGCCTCGGGCGGGATCAGTTCGAAGATCGTGATCGCTTCCGGAAGGGTCCAGCCGTGCGACGCGGCGCAGTCGCGGAGTTCCTCTTCGGTCTCTGAAAGCGTGATGTAGAGGCACCTCTCGCCCCGGGCCGCCCCTTCCAACAGGAATTGCAGCGCGACAGTCGTCTTGCCCGTCCCAGGATGCCCCTCCAGCAGATAGAGGCGCTGGCGGACAAGGCCGCCGGCCAGAACGTCGTCCAGGCCGCGGATACCGAACCGGGCAATTTCTCCCATTGAAACAACCGATCTTCTGTTTCGTTGGAAGGGGCACCACATTGTAGCCTGCACCCTGTGCAGAACTCTACCAAACCCTGGGGGCTGCGCCAACGTAGCGTCGGAATCGATCGCCTCTGAATCGCGGGCGCCCTCGCGTTAAGAAGGTCTCGCCAGTACGGCCTGATTACTCGAAAGGGCTTCCACCGGACGCGTATCGTCGCAAAGACCGACCTGACTGTCCTGCGGGTGCCAGAGCCGGGTCAGAAATCATTGAGACAGGGTTGGTCCTGACTTGATTTTCCATAAGATAGATTATCAGGCTAACATCTGCAGATGCGGAGACGGCCTGCCGGGCCGTCTCCGGTGGGAACCTGTCCGCTGAAGCGGATCGGTCAGAAGGTGAAGCTGCCCTTCAGCCAGAAGCTCCGGCCGGGTTCGTTGACCCGGGTGGTCTGGACATAGCCGTCTCCGGCCAGGCTCGGCGTGCCGGCCCGGCTCAGGAATTCGGCGTAGGTCCGGTCGAACAGGTTGTCGATGCCGGCGGTCAGGGTCACCCCGTCGGTCGGCCGCCAGCCGGCGGACACGGAGACGACGGCAAAGCCCCCGGAGGGTCCGACATCAATCCCGGCGATGTTGCCCCAGCCGATGTCCACCCGGTCCTGCGATGCGACCAGCCGGGTCAGCAGACTGCCCAGGAAGGTCCCGTCGTCATAGTCCAGGGCCAGCGTCGCCTCCAGCGGCGGCATCTGGGCCAGGGCCGTGTCCTCCGTGCGGTTCTCCCCGCGCACATAGGCCAGCGTCGCTGCGGCGCGCCAGTCCCCGGTGATGGCGTAGCCCAGTTCCGCCTCCCCTCCCCAGGTCCGGGCGTCGATGTTCTTGCCGGTGCTGGCGGACAGCAGGATGTAGTCGTCGATCCGGTTGGCGAACAGCGAGACGGAACCCTCCCAGCGGCCGGCGCGGTAGAGGGCGCCGGTGTCGATCTGCGTCGTCTTCTCCGGGGCCAGCGAGAACAGCCGGGTCCGCTCCCAGTAGTCGGGCGCCCGCTCGGTATGGCCGAGACCGGCATAGAGCGTCCAGGCCGCCCCGGCCGCCTGCTCGACCCGGGCGAAGCCGGTGTGCAGCCAGTCGGTGTCCGCGGCCGCAGCGGCGCGTCCGCGCTGCTCCGCCCGGGTCCGGTTGAGGCGGTAGCCCGCCGCCAGCCGGCGGTCGGCGTCGATCTGGTAGCCGGCCTCCACGAAGCCGCCCCAGGTCTCGAAGACCAGATCGGCCAGCCGCGGCTTGTCGCGGTAATCGACGCCCGCGGCGTACTCGGCGGCACTCAGGCTGCGGACGGTGTGCCGGTCATGGTTGCCGTCCACACCCACCGAGACGGTCAGCCCCTCCGCCGGTTTCAGGTCCACCGCGGCGCGCCCGCCATAGCCCTCCCGGTCCGGATTGCTGAGCGCGGCCATCATGCCGCCCGTCCAGCGGCGCAGGCTGAACCTGTCCATGACATGGTCGATGTAGTCGTAGAAGGCGCTGGCCTCGACCCTGTCCACCAGGGGCGTCAGGCCGTCGCGGACGAAACGCAGGCGATGGGAGGTGCGGTCGAACTCGGCACCGTCCATCATCCGGTCGGCATAGGCGGCTTCGGCCCGGCTGATCTCGCTGGAGGCCTCCAGCAGGGTGTCGGCGTCCGGCGTCCAGCCGGCGACCAGCGTGCCGCTGTAGCGGTTGTAGCGGGAATGGACGTCGTTGCCCTCCCCGTCCTCGTAATCGTCGCTGTGGGCGCGGGTTCCGATGGCCCGGAGATAGCCCTCCGGCGCCCCGGCGGTGACGTCCAGCATCTGGTCGTTGCGCCCGAAGCTGCCCCCCAGCAGGCTGGCGTCGCCCCGCACGCCGGGTTCCGTGAAACGGTCCGTCGTGCGCTCGATCAGGACGGCGGCGCCGGACAGACCGCCGCCGTAGCGCACGGACTGCGGCCCCTTCAGCACCGTGATGCTGTCGAAGGACTCGGGAAAGACATAGGCGGTGGGCGGGTCCATCCGCATGTTGCAGCCGCCCAGCAGCGGCGCCCCGTCGATCAGCAGGCCCAGGCGCGAGCCGGACTGGCCGCGGAAGACCGGATCGCCCCCGGTGCCGCCCTTACGGATCATGGAGAAGCCGGGGATGGACTTCAGATAGCCGGCGCCGTCGTTCGGGGGAACCGGCAGGCGGGGCTGCTTCGGGTCGGTCTCCACCCGCAGCGGGCTGGAGGTTCCGGGCGCGGTGACGACCACCGGGCGCAGCACCAGGGTCGTCGCCTCTCCGGCCAGGGCGGGGGGAGCGGATGAGCACAGCAGAAGGCACGCGGCGACGCGCGCCGACAGGATATGGCGGGACATGATCGGGTCCGTTGTACGGGGGCATGACCCCGGGACCGCGCCGGACCGTGAAGGCCGGGCGGGACTCGGGGAATGACAAGACCTCGGGGGTCGGTCAGCCCGCCGGCGGCGCCCGCGCCTGCCAGGCAAAGGCCAGCGTGCCACGGGGGGCAAGGCCGGGCCGTTCGTAGCCGCCCTGGATTTCCGGAAGCGACGGCAATCCGGGCGGCAGCGCCACGGGCGGAACGGACAGCCCGGCGGCCAGAAGGCCCAGCGGGCAGTGGCGCTTGACGGTGCCGCCGCCCTCCGATGCGTCGATGTCCAGCGGCAGGCCCGTGCGGGCATCGACCGCCACGAGGGCCGGCCCGTCCACGGTGCAGATGGGCGTCAGGATGCCGACGCTCATGGCGGGGGCGTAGTACGCCCACACGACCATGTTCAGCAGCAGGGCCAGGGCGGCCAAGAAGGCGCTGCCCAGCGCCAGCCGGTGCAACGCTCCTGACGGTCCCTGTCTGCGTCCGTTTCCTCCCATGGGCGGGAATCTAGAAAGGAGACAGAACGGGAGCAACCGGCATCCGCCGGCCCGGACCGGTCCTATCCCGAAGGAGAGCCCGAGGTTCCGAACGGGCCACGGGAAACCTCCGCGGCCGCCGCAGGTTTTCCCTTCGCGGTTCGGATCGCGGGGCCTCGCGGTGGGGACCCGGCCACGCTCAAGAGCGCCCGGTCTTCGCCGGGGCGGGAGTAAGCACCATGTCCATCATCGTCTGGATCATCCTGGGCCTGATCGCCGGCTGGATCGCCAGCAAGATCATGCACGGCAGCGGCTCCGGCTTCGTGGTGAACCTCGTGCTGGGGATCGTCGGGGCGTTCGTCGGCGGCATCGTGTTCCGGATGATCGGGGGCGCCGGCGTCACCGGCCTGAACATCTGGAGCATCCTGGTCGCCGTCGTGGGCGCGGTCCTCGTGCTCTGGATCTACAACGCGGTCGCGGGCCGCCGTCGGGCGGCGCCACGCCTCTGACCCGGCCGCGCCCCCGGGCCGTGGTGGCGCGGGGAGCCGTCAGCGCAGGGCGTTGGCGATCAGGTAGGCGGCGTAGTCGGCCGTTTTCAGCTTGATGTCCGCCCGCTCGTCCTCCCCCGCCAGCGCCCGGGCGACGACAATGTGGTTGGTGA
It encodes:
- a CDS encoding GlsB/YeaQ/YmgE family stress response membrane protein, whose product is MSIIVWIILGLIAGWIASKIMHGSGSGFVVNLVLGIVGAFVGGIVFRMIGGAGVTGLNIWSILVAVVGAVLVLWIYNAVAGRRRAAPRL
- a CDS encoding hybrid sensor histidine kinase/response regulator, which produces MAESILADAGILGQSCRDLSDLLLELACGAGAAVITEEVFKGGDIRSLSAWLEAQPSWSDFPIILLTRQGGGPERSRQALDLMDLLRNVTFLERPFHPTTLIAVVQTALRSRRRQYDARTRLEALSAATAAAAAAQAAAEQANRSKSHVLAAASHDLRQPLQSLFLLTGKLAAGSLGPPERETVDNLGRALAAMKVLLDAMLDVSKLDAGIVAVSRRDIRVSDLLNDIAASYRDRALQQKLDLRVVSCSAVVHSDAALLARILRNYVENALRYTRRGRVLVGCRRRGGHLLIQVTDTGIGIPAEKQREIFEEYVQVDNSARDREQGLGLGLAIVRRISELLAHPVSVRSELGRGSTFAVAVPLAAAPAMAAPPLPEPDAPQPWRLVLVIDDDALVLMGLVAMLERWGARTLSASSGLEAVEKLRGSTTLPDLIIADYRLRRGETGFAAIDGVRRAAGHPIPALLLTGDTAPDILRDARSRDLRLLHKPVSPADLRRALANRWE
- a CDS encoding DUF2946 family protein; the encoded protein is MGGNGRRQGPSGALHRLALGSAFLAALALLLNMVVWAYYAPAMSVGILTPICTVDGPALVAVDARTGLPLDIDASEGGGTVKRHCPLGLLAAGLSVPPVALPPGLPSLPEIQGGYERPGLAPRGTLAFAWQARAPPAG
- a CDS encoding TonB-dependent copper receptor encodes the protein MSRHILSARVAACLLLCSSAPPALAGEATTLVLRPVVVTAPGTSSPLRVETDPKQPRLPVPPNDGAGYLKSIPGFSMIRKGGTGGDPVFRGQSGSRLGLLIDGAPLLGGCNMRMDPPTAYVFPESFDSITVLKGPQSVRYGGGLSGAAVLIERTTDRFTEPGVRGDASLLGGSFGRNDQMLDVTAGAPEGYLRAIGTRAHSDDYEDGEGNDVHSRYNRYSGTLVAGWTPDADTLLEASSEISRAEAAYADRMMDGAEFDRTSHRLRFVRDGLTPLVDRVEASAFYDYIDHVMDRFSLRRWTGGMMAALSNPDREGYGGRAAVDLKPAEGLTVSVGVDGNHDRHTVRSLSAAEYAAGVDYRDKPRLADLVFETWGGFVEAGYQIDADRRLAAGYRLNRTRAEQRGRAAAAADTDWLHTGFARVEQAAGAAWTLYAGLGHTERAPDYWERTRLFSLAPEKTTQIDTGALYRAGRWEGSVSLFANRIDDYILLSASTGKNIDARTWGGEAELGYAITGDWRAAATLAYVRGENRTEDTALAQMPPLEATLALDYDDGTFLGSLLTRLVASQDRVDIGWGNIAGIDVGPSGGFAVVSVSAGWRPTDGVTLTAGIDNLFDRTYAEFLSRAGTPSLAGDGYVQTTRVNEPGRSFWLKGSFTF
- a CDS encoding MBL fold metallo-hydrolase, with the translated sequence MQVTILGCGGSSGVPLIGNVWGRCDPSNPKNRRRRPSILVESGATRVLVDTTPDLREQLIDAGVQYLDGVLFTHAHADHCHGIDDLRAMNWLMRRTIDVWGDADTLAQLHARFAYCFQPHPESEFYARPALRSHRADGPFRIGSLEIEPFVQDHGLSSSLGFRFGRFAYSTDVVRLDEAAFRVLEGVETWIVDCVRIEPPHPVHAHLAVTLSWIERLKPKRAILTHMNHMMDYETLRAILPPGVEPGYDGMVIEVGP
- a CDS encoding ATPase domain-containing protein, with the translated sequence MGEIARFGIRGLDDVLAGGLVRQRLYLLEGHPGTGKTTVALQFLLEGAARGERCLYITLSETEEELRDCAASHGWTLPEAITIFELIPPEALEDAAHQSLVYAADLELVETTRLILEAIARIRPARIVLDSLSEIRLLAQSSLRYRRQILALKHHFTVSGSTVLLLDDLTAEVQDKTVHSVAHGVIRLEGVTPLYGAERRRLRVVKYRGRAFRGGFHDFTIVGGGVRVFPRLIAAEHHHAFARDRQGSGEAALDALLGGGIEQGTSTLLLGPSGTGKSLLALQFIRAAAARGERSAMFVFDEEAGLLVTRAQGLGIDLDRLQRDGFLLLEAVDAAELSPGEFAHKVRQAVEDRNVRTVVVDSLNGYQAAMPEQTFLLLHMHELVTFLNRRGASTFLTVAQHGLLAETASSVDLTYLADTVILMRYFERDGRVCRALSVVKKRAGPHEDTIREYRITPSGFRIGEPIPGFQDILSGEPSYTGPGSAPDAG
- a CDS encoding TatD family hydrolase, which codes for MLVDSHCHLDFPDFQEERDQVVQRAREAGVGLMLTICTHASRFEQVWAVAQAYPTVYCTLGIHPHHALDEATHSDVAHLVALAGRPKVAGIGETGLDYYYDQSPRDVQQESFRRHIRVCLETGLPLIVHTRDAEEDTIRILREEGAGKGLKGLLHCFSSSRRLAEEALEFGFHISFSGIVTFKKSEDLREIARMVPLDRMLVETDAPYLAPVPLRGKRNEPAFTVHTARLLAEVKGVSYDALATATTANFLNLFDRVPADALAG